The sequence gaggccaaaaacccaaaacatgaaacagaggcaataatgtaacaaattcaataaagacttaaaaaaaaaaaaagacattacttCTCTTTCAgtcctgcttaaaaaaaaaaaaaattaaggctcagagagttcTCATCTGAGGTCGTGTTTAAAACCCAACAGGACTGAGTCTCAGGTCTATAGACCCCTATATTTCATTCTACTCTGCCCAAACTTTTTTCTATAGTTACAAAAATGAAGCATTTACACCTGCAGACTTACCAAGCAGCCAGCTCTCTTTGTGCATCCCAGCTTCAAACTGACTGCTGAGAGAAGACTGCTGTAGCACAGCACAGTCCTGGAGACTCCCCGGCCAGTTTGTCTCCACAGTCATCAGTGCCCCTCTGATGTCACACACCATGAGGCAGTTTAAAGAATGAAGACCTTTGCGGTTCACATAGGAAAGGTCTTCAGCATTTGGTGCCTTGATTGCCACATGGATACAGTCAACCACCCCTATGACCCCTGGCATCCCTGCCAACTCATAGAATTCATCCTTCAGAGCCTGCACGGAGGCTTCATCAGCTGGAAAGCGGATGAACTGCGAAGCTCTTTCCACAAGCGCTTCGGTGACATTGGCAACACATCGACTCATAGATGCCTGACTGATTCCAATAGCATCTCCCATCCGAGTCTGGAAGGAACCTGAGGTATAGAAGCCCAGTGCTGCAAGGATCTGTGTCTCTGGGCTAATAGCCCTGGATCTCTGAGTAGGTCTAGAAAGACTCGCCCCCAAGAGCTCCACCAAGTAATAAATGAACTGTCGAGGAAACCCATACATGGACATCAAGTATTCATCTGTCACATCATCCAGCTTAAAGCGGTCCAATGTCCGGTGACCTCGGCCATATAGCAAGAGATCACAGTCAAGTACTGTTATTGGTATAGCCATGGTACATGTAACTGTTGTCTCTCCTGCCCTCTGCTACTTTTCCTGAACTCTTCGCACTGAAGATGTTGGTGCAAGAAGGTATTTAAGGAAGTGTCAGAATTCAACAGCTAACCATCATTTAAATGGCTCTGGCATTTATAATCTTCTCTCTgtaaaggttaaagaaaaaaacaaaaaaacattagaAACCTACCAAAGACTTTAAAgtgattcaggggcttccctggcggtccagtggttaagacttcgccttccaaggcagggggtgtgggtttgatccctggtggaggaGCTAAGATCCGACATGACttgcaaaaaaccaaaaacataaaacaaacaaacaaacccagaagcagtattgtaacaaattcaataaagaccttaaaaatcacccacatcaaaaaaaaaagtgattcaaaGGCTACAACAGatcaaatttccattttgttcaaaAGGTGCTATAACTGTAACTCGGTTTTTCTCCACTAACTCATGGCTGCACAACAGGCTTGCTTTGGTTTGAAGGAGAATGGGAGCTGAATTTTGGTGGCTCATTTAATGCCTGGCATTTGAACTGGCAAGAACAAAAGATTAATGGAGGTGATGGCATAATTATCCACAAAGTAAAAGAGGTCTGCTCCTAACTATACAGGCCACGAAGCAGCTGACGTAAGTCATAGCTACCCAGGACAGGGATTAGTCACGGCAGGATTCACTACCCAAAGCCCTCTGGCTCCACCTGATAAGTAAGGGGTAAGagacgggggcggggaggggggagtgtCGTTATTCAAACTAGTCTAACAAGGGAAGAAGGGGCAAAAAATCGCCCACGACCCACGCTGGTAGACGGAGATTCTGTGTTGTAACAAAAGCCTTTCCCCTCACCCCAAGAAATCCAAATCGTGAGGCTGAGGGCCAGGAAGTAGGGAAGACCAGACGGGTTGGAAGGAAGGCGCAAAAGAAGAGGCTGGGAGAGCTAGGGCTGAGAGGACACTCCACCTCTAAGGCTTTTAAAAAGATGTCTTAGAAGTGGATACGGAAGTGTGATTGCCCCGGCCACTCAAAGTCAGCCGA is a genomic window of Physeter macrocephalus isolate SW-GA unplaced genomic scaffold, ASM283717v5 random_1651, whole genome shotgun sequence containing:
- the HARBI1 gene encoding putative nuclease HARBI1; this translates as MAIPITVLDCDLLLYGRGHRTLDRFKLDDVTDEYLMSMYGFPRQFIYYLVELLGASLSRPTQRSRAISPETQILAALGFYTSGSFQTRMGDAIGISQASMSRCVANVTEALVERASQFIRFPADEASVQALKDEFYELAGMPGVIGVVDCIHVAIKAPNAEDLSYVNRKGLHSLNCLMVCDIRGALMTVETNWPGSLQDCAVLQQSSLSSQFEAGMHKESWLLGDSSFFLRTWLMTPLHIPETPAEYRYNMAHSATHSVIEKTFRTLCSRFRCLDGSKGALQYSPEKSSHIILACCVLHNISLEHGMDVWSSPGTGPVEQPPEEEYEHMESLELEADRIRQELTLTHFS